A genomic stretch from Shewanella sediminis HAW-EB3 includes:
- a CDS encoding DNA-3-methyladenine glycosylase 2 family protein, which yields MDHHLENLSVESCRKARLSKDPRFDGQFFVGVITTGIFCRPICPAVSPQEKNVRYFDSAIRAVNAGLRPCLRCRPDSAPDSFAWKGTQTTIERALRLIDAGVMSGDNGLSIEALSERLGIGSRYLRQLFNKHLGTSPKQYAQFRQLMFAKQLLHQTDLPVVQVGLAAGYTSIRRFNEVFKDTLQLTPTELRKKRSNTQPLAVNDNGSGRGLSLSLQLSYRPPLNWSHLSEFYQLRMVDGMEWLNDLSYGRTFQLGSAKGFFEAVHHPEKNRFKVTIHLSDTQDIVQLKDIVMQIRRLLDLDADMNKIQSSLASISLISNQIKEGLRLPGTWSAFEAGCRAILGQQVSVTQATKLLNCMVKANGEELSLSGRTLRMFPTPDKLAKANLDELKMPGARKAAINAFSLYVATNPDADLDEWLTIKGIGPWTVAYAKMRGLSDPNILLCTDLIVKKKVLKMYELDRLSVDAAETGKPVNYGALTESLRQQATPWGSYLTFQLWNLT from the coding sequence ATGGACCATCACCTCGAAAACTTAAGCGTTGAATCTTGCCGTAAAGCGAGACTATCAAAAGATCCCCGTTTCGATGGCCAGTTTTTTGTTGGTGTGATCACGACGGGAATTTTTTGTCGGCCTATATGTCCTGCTGTATCGCCACAAGAGAAAAATGTCAGGTATTTTGACTCTGCAATTCGCGCCGTTAATGCTGGATTAAGGCCCTGCCTGCGCTGCCGCCCCGATAGCGCCCCAGATTCATTTGCATGGAAAGGGACACAAACAACAATAGAGCGCGCGTTGAGATTAATTGATGCTGGTGTTATGTCTGGTGATAACGGATTGAGTATAGAGGCTCTGTCTGAAAGATTGGGGATCGGTAGCCGATATTTACGTCAGTTATTCAATAAGCATTTGGGGACATCGCCTAAGCAATATGCGCAATTTCGTCAACTTATGTTTGCAAAGCAATTATTGCATCAAACAGATCTACCTGTGGTTCAAGTCGGCTTGGCTGCAGGCTACACCAGCATCAGGCGTTTTAATGAAGTATTCAAAGATACATTACAGTTAACGCCAACAGAGCTAAGAAAAAAGAGAAGTAATACACAACCACTCGCGGTGAATGATAATGGCTCAGGTAGAGGACTCAGTTTAAGCTTACAATTATCATATCGGCCTCCACTAAATTGGAGTCATCTGTCTGAATTTTATCAATTGAGAATGGTTGATGGAATGGAGTGGCTGAATGACTTAAGCTATGGACGTACTTTTCAATTAGGCTCAGCTAAAGGCTTTTTTGAAGCAGTTCACCATCCAGAAAAGAATAGATTCAAGGTCACTATCCATCTGTCTGATACTCAAGACATAGTACAGCTTAAAGATATTGTCATGCAGATCCGCAGGTTATTAGACCTCGATGCTGATATGAATAAGATACAGAGCTCGCTCGCATCAATCTCTCTTATAAGCAACCAGATAAAAGAGGGGCTCAGGTTACCTGGTACCTGGTCTGCATTCGAAGCTGGCTGTAGGGCGATATTAGGGCAGCAGGTCAGCGTCACTCAAGCCACTAAATTGCTTAATTGCATGGTAAAGGCCAATGGAGAGGAGTTGAGTCTGTCGGGTCGGACGCTTCGTATGTTTCCTACGCCAGATAAGCTTGCAAAAGCCAATTTGGATGAGCTTAAGATGCCTGGCGCAAGGAAAGCCGCGATCAATGCTTTTAGTTTATATGTGGCCACCAACCCGGATGCAGATCTTGATGAATGGTTAACCATTAAAGGGATAGGTCCCTGGACCGTAGCCTATGCCAAAATGCGCGGGTTAAGCGACCCCAACATTTTGTTATGTACCGATCTGATCGTTAAAAAGAAGGTGCTGAAGATGTATGAGTTAGATAGGCTGTCAGTGGACGCTGCGGAAACGGGTAAGCCAGTGAATTATGGTGCATTGACAGAGTCACTTCGTCAGCAGGCAACGCCCTGGGGCAGTTATTTAACCTTTCAACTATGGAACCTGACATGA
- a CDS encoding DEAD/DEAH box helicase produces the protein MTQAHSSQTSQNATFEQLGLIPELLARLTELEYVTPTLVQTGTIAAVLEGKDVLAGAITGSGKTAAFALPLIQRLLSKQSTSVKGNLIGTLVLVPTRELAQQVAESFKSYAKLIKPRVKVEAVFGGVSANTQMLALRGGADVLVATPGRLLDLISSNAVKLGQVTSLVLDEADRMLSLGFEEELTEILAKLPKHKQTLLFSATFPEEVKILTDKLLSSPVEVQLQSEEKSTLTQQVYTVNRNSKTALLAHLIKENDWRQVLVFASAKNTCNRLEQKLEKLGIAAQVFHSDKAQGARTRVLEGFKSGEIRVLIATDIAARGIDIEKLPVVINYELPRSPADYMHRIGRSGRAGEAGLALSLISHDEYHHFKIIEKKNKFRLEREQVVGFEASEEAPLDCPSREIKPMAAPEGMGKKKRKKVPKANAELWAKKP, from the coding sequence ATGACACAAGCTCACTCTTCACAAACATCACAGAACGCCACCTTCGAACAACTAGGATTAATCCCTGAATTACTGGCTCGTTTAACTGAACTTGAGTATGTGACTCCTACACTGGTTCAGACAGGAACTATCGCTGCGGTTTTGGAGGGTAAAGATGTGTTAGCGGGCGCTATCACAGGTTCTGGTAAGACCGCTGCGTTTGCATTGCCATTAATACAAAGACTGTTATCAAAACAATCCACCTCTGTGAAGGGAAACCTGATTGGGACATTAGTGCTTGTTCCTACTCGTGAGCTGGCTCAACAAGTTGCCGAAAGCTTTAAGAGTTATGCGAAACTGATTAAACCGAGAGTAAAGGTAGAGGCTGTGTTCGGTGGTGTTTCAGCCAATACCCAAATGCTTGCGTTGAGAGGCGGGGCGGATGTTCTTGTGGCGACTCCAGGGCGCCTGCTTGACCTAATTTCGAGCAATGCAGTGAAGCTTGGGCAAGTGACCTCTTTAGTGCTCGACGAAGCGGACCGTATGTTAAGTCTGGGCTTCGAAGAAGAGTTAACGGAGATTCTGGCCAAACTACCTAAACATAAGCAAACTTTACTCTTTTCGGCTACCTTTCCCGAAGAAGTTAAGATACTGACTGACAAGTTGTTATCGTCTCCTGTAGAGGTTCAGCTTCAAAGCGAAGAGAAGAGTACACTGACACAACAGGTTTATACGGTTAACCGGAATAGTAAGACAGCTCTGCTGGCACATCTGATTAAAGAGAATGATTGGCGTCAAGTCTTGGTTTTTGCCAGTGCCAAAAATACCTGTAACCGTTTGGAACAAAAGCTGGAAAAACTGGGCATTGCGGCGCAGGTTTTTCATAGCGATAAGGCTCAGGGGGCAAGAACCCGAGTATTAGAAGGATTCAAAAGTGGTGAGATCCGGGTGCTAATCGCCACAGATATTGCCGCGCGTGGTATAGATATTGAAAAGCTTCCGGTTGTGATTAATTACGAGTTGCCGAGAAGTCCTGCCGATTATATGCATCGGATCGGTCGAAGTGGACGTGCCGGAGAGGCGGGTCTGGCGTTATCTTTAATTTCCCATGATGAATACCACCATTTCAAAATCATAGAGAAAAAGAATAAGTTTAGGTTAGAGAGAGAGCAAGTTGTTGGTTTTGAAGCCTCTGAAGAAGCGCCGCTTGATTGCCCATCCAGAGAGATAAAACCTATGGCAGCACCCGAAGGTATGGGTAAGAAAAAGCGAAAAAAAGTCCCTAAGGCCAATGCCGAACTGTGGGCCAAAAAGCCCTGA
- a CDS encoding TRAP transporter small permease has translation MIKRIFSHLEEGILNLLITSMTFLVFIEVIARFFFNTGFLWIQELTLTLCAWFVLFGMSYGVKVGAHIGVDAFVVKLPKQARKIVALLAVTICIAYCVMFLKGSWDYLNKMYEIGIPMEDIDFPHQLFSNMDPDLVWETLRIDVEEPAVPLWISQSILIIGFGLLSFRFIELLVAILRNQKLGFTLADEAEESLHLADAVKEAIQQETSVTPTSHDTNKKMDVSSKSQNEKDDK, from the coding sequence GTGATAAAACGAATATTTTCTCATCTAGAGGAGGGGATTCTCAATCTGTTGATCACCTCCATGACTTTTTTGGTCTTTATCGAAGTGATCGCACGATTTTTCTTTAATACCGGTTTTCTATGGATACAGGAGCTAACTCTGACCTTATGTGCCTGGTTTGTGCTTTTCGGCATGTCCTACGGAGTCAAAGTCGGCGCCCATATTGGTGTGGATGCTTTCGTCGTTAAACTGCCAAAGCAAGCCAGAAAAATAGTAGCTCTGCTGGCCGTAACCATATGCATCGCTTATTGCGTGATGTTCTTGAAAGGGAGTTGGGATTATCTGAACAAGATGTATGAGATCGGGATCCCTATGGAAGACATAGACTTCCCTCACCAGCTGTTCAGTAATATGGACCCGGATCTTGTATGGGAGACCCTTCGTATCGATGTAGAGGAACCGGCTGTCCCCCTTTGGATATCACAAAGTATATTGATAATTGGGTTTGGACTACTTAGTTTCCGCTTTATTGAACTTTTGGTTGCCATTTTAAGGAACCAAAAACTCGGATTTACATTAGCCGATGAAGCCGAAGAGAGCCTGCACTTAGCCGATGCCGTTAAAGAGGCAATACAGCAAGAGACATCTGTAACACCAACATCCCATGACACAAACAAAAAAATGGATGTTTCATCTAAAAGCCAAAATGAAAAGGATGACAAATAA
- the gltX gene encoding glutamate--tRNA ligase — translation MTTKTRFAPSPTGFLHVGGARTALYSWLYARANQGEFVLRVEDTDIERSTPEACEAILEGMQWLGLNWDEGPYYQTKRFDRYNEIIAQMLEQGTAYKCYCSRERIETMRDEQAAKGEQQKYDGCCRDKAPRDTDEPFVIRFKNPTEGSVVFDDHVRGRIEISNDLLDDLIIARTEGTPTYNFCVVVDDWDMGITCVVRGEDHINNTPRQINILKALGAPIPEYAHVAMILGDDGAKLSKRHGAVGVMQYRDDGYLPEALLNYLVRLGWSHGDQEVFSIDEMKQLFKLDDINKAASAFNTEKLNWLNQHYIKELDPEYVAKHLEWHMADQKIDTSNGPALSAVVTALSERAKTLKELAASSRYFYEDFAEFDATAAKKHLRGVAMEPLELVQKKLAELSEWTLEGIHQAIEDTATELEVGMGKVGMPLRVAVTGAGMSPAVDLTLFLVGKARCEQRISKAIEFVANRINS, via the coding sequence ATGACAACTAAGACGCGTTTTGCTCCAAGTCCTACTGGTTTTTTGCATGTCGGTGGCGCTCGTACAGCGCTTTATTCATGGTTATATGCTCGTGCAAATCAAGGTGAATTCGTTTTACGAGTAGAAGATACCGATATTGAGCGTTCGACTCCTGAAGCATGCGAAGCCATTCTAGAAGGAATGCAGTGGTTAGGTCTGAATTGGGATGAAGGGCCTTATTACCAAACCAAGCGTTTTGATCGCTACAATGAAATTATTGCTCAGATGTTAGAGCAGGGCACTGCATATAAGTGTTATTGCTCACGTGAGCGCATAGAAACTATGCGTGATGAGCAGGCTGCTAAAGGTGAACAGCAGAAGTATGATGGTTGTTGTCGAGATAAAGCGCCGCGTGATACAGATGAACCTTTTGTTATTCGTTTCAAAAACCCTACAGAGGGTAGTGTAGTATTTGATGATCACGTTCGTGGTCGTATCGAAATTTCTAATGACCTTCTGGATGATTTGATCATTGCACGTACTGAAGGTACGCCGACTTATAACTTCTGTGTCGTTGTTGATGATTGGGATATGGGGATCACTTGTGTCGTACGAGGTGAAGACCATATCAATAATACGCCCCGCCAGATCAACATACTGAAAGCCTTGGGTGCACCAATACCTGAATATGCACACGTTGCTATGATCTTAGGTGATGATGGGGCAAAGCTTTCTAAGCGTCATGGTGCAGTCGGTGTGATGCAGTATCGTGATGATGGATACCTGCCAGAAGCCCTACTTAACTATCTCGTTCGTCTTGGCTGGTCTCATGGTGATCAAGAAGTGTTCTCTATAGATGAGATGAAGCAGCTATTTAAACTTGATGATATCAATAAAGCGGCTTCAGCATTCAATACCGAAAAACTGAACTGGTTGAACCAACACTATATAAAGGAACTGGATCCTGAGTATGTTGCTAAGCATTTAGAATGGCACATGGCAGATCAAAAAATTGATACGAGTAATGGTCCTGCTTTATCTGCAGTTGTCACAGCTTTATCTGAGCGAGCTAAGACGTTAAAAGAGTTGGCGGCTTCCAGTCGTTATTTCTATGAAGACTTTGCAGAGTTCGACGCTACAGCAGCCAAAAAGCATCTTCGTGGTGTTGCTATGGAGCCTCTTGAGCTAGTTCAGAAGAAATTAGCTGAACTTAGTGAGTGGACTTTAGAAGGAATTCATCAAGCTATTGAAGATACCGCGACCGAGTTAGAGGTTGGTATGGGCAAAGTAGGTATGCCTTTACGCGTAGCTGTTACCGGTGCCGGTATGTCTCCTGCTGTAGATTTAACCTTATTCTTGGTTGGAAAGGCCCGTTGTGAGCAAAGAATCTCCAAAGCGATTGAATTTGTAGCAAATAGAATAAATTCCTAA
- a CDS encoding methylated-DNA--[protein]-cysteine S-methyltransferase produces the protein MTIINNTNTGLRPTQNHSSTQGAGSLLVSLPCKDKVVPLASKTFATPVGQLLIKANQYGLSHLRLAEVEEVLWVDESHPSHLEALGYLSQTELELGEYFSGTRETFSVSLAPQGTEFQRQVWQALLEIKHGEYCSYSDIAQQINRPKAVRAVGAANGANRIAIIIPCHRVIGKNGKLTGYAYGIEMKRQLLGLEGNVDQKTIMF, from the coding sequence ATGACAATAATAAATAACACCAACACTGGATTGCGCCCAACTCAGAATCACAGTAGCACTCAAGGAGCCGGCTCTTTACTTGTCTCCTTGCCCTGCAAAGATAAAGTTGTGCCGCTAGCATCGAAAACCTTTGCAACTCCGGTCGGTCAATTGCTCATTAAGGCAAATCAGTATGGCTTGAGTCACTTAAGACTGGCTGAGGTCGAGGAGGTATTATGGGTAGATGAGAGTCACCCCTCGCATCTGGAGGCTTTAGGGTACCTGTCCCAAACGGAGCTCGAGCTTGGCGAGTATTTTTCTGGCACACGCGAGACTTTTTCTGTGTCATTAGCGCCTCAAGGTACGGAGTTTCAGAGGCAAGTTTGGCAAGCATTGCTTGAGATCAAACATGGCGAATATTGTAGTTACAGCGATATAGCGCAGCAGATCAATAGACCCAAAGCTGTCAGGGCCGTTGGCGCCGCAAATGGAGCAAATCGTATTGCCATCATTATTCCTTGTCACCGTGTGATTGGAAAAAATGGCAAGCTGACAGGTTATGCCTATGGAATAGAGATGAAGCGACAACTGCTTGGCTTAGAAGGTAATGTTGACCAGAAAACTATTATGTTTTAA
- a CDS encoding ABC transporter ATP-binding protein — protein sequence MFKRFESWVNALPYEEPVQPPKGIYAFCRHYTRGFELPLILMSILTATLAILEVSLFGFMGQLVDMLIANDPQTLFEKEGQKLIGMTVLVLVIIPTLVLLHALIVYQGLLGNYPMSIRWLAHRYLLKQSVSFYQNDFAGRIATKVMQTSLAVRETVTKLLDVLVYILVYFTSMVVMIANADLRLMVPMLIWLGLYISLQFMFLPKLKKVSTEQADARSTMTGRIVDSYTNITTVKLFSHTQKEAEYARGSMKVFLNTVYRQMRLVTGINVSVQIINYLLAFTIAAVSIWLWTSSAITVGAIAIAISLSLRLNGMSQWIMWEISSLFENIGTVTDGMNTLSKPTEIEDCIDAKPITVTQGCIDFADVSFHYGESSGIIDNLNLNIKAGEKVGLVGRSGAGKSTLVNLLMRFYDVEQGSIQIDKQDIKNVQQDSLRAHIGMVTQDTSLLHRSVRENILYGNPDASEDELLKAIKHAQAYEFIQTLSDPEGNRGLDAQVGERGVKLSGGQRQRIAIARVLLKNAPILLLDEATSALDSEVEAAIQESLYQLMEGKTVIAIAHRLSTIAAMDRLIVIDEGKIVEQGSHHELIQSGGIYAQLWAHQTGGFLGVD from the coding sequence ATGTTTAAACGATTTGAATCTTGGGTCAATGCCCTGCCCTATGAAGAACCGGTACAACCTCCGAAAGGGATATATGCATTTTGTCGGCATTACACCCGAGGATTTGAACTTCCTCTTATCCTCATGTCGATTTTAACCGCGACTTTAGCCATTTTAGAGGTATCACTATTTGGTTTCATGGGACAGTTGGTCGATATGCTCATCGCTAACGACCCTCAAACCTTATTTGAGAAAGAAGGTCAGAAGCTAATTGGAATGACTGTTTTGGTATTAGTCATCATCCCCACTCTGGTTCTTCTGCATGCCTTAATTGTATATCAAGGACTGCTTGGCAATTATCCTATGTCAATCCGCTGGTTAGCGCATAGGTATCTGCTCAAACAGAGTGTCTCTTTCTACCAGAATGATTTTGCAGGAAGAATTGCGACCAAGGTCATGCAGACATCACTGGCAGTCAGGGAAACCGTGACAAAGCTATTAGATGTACTGGTATATATTTTGGTTTATTTCACTTCGATGGTCGTCATGATTGCGAATGCGGATCTAAGACTAATGGTCCCTATGCTGATCTGGCTGGGGTTATACATAAGCCTGCAATTCATGTTTTTACCTAAGCTAAAGAAGGTCTCTACTGAGCAAGCCGACGCCCGCTCAACCATGACCGGGCGGATTGTAGACAGCTATACCAATATCACAACGGTAAAGCTGTTTTCCCACACACAAAAAGAAGCTGAATATGCTCGAGGCAGCATGAAAGTGTTTCTCAATACTGTTTATCGGCAAATGCGACTGGTTACAGGCATCAATGTCAGCGTGCAGATAATCAATTACCTTCTCGCATTTACTATAGCTGCGGTTTCTATTTGGTTATGGACGAGCAGCGCAATTACCGTAGGCGCTATCGCCATCGCAATCAGCCTGTCGCTTCGTCTAAATGGTATGTCGCAATGGATCATGTGGGAAATCAGCTCATTGTTTGAAAACATCGGCACCGTGACCGATGGTATGAACACCTTATCTAAACCCACTGAAATTGAAGATTGTATCGATGCAAAGCCAATCACGGTTACCCAAGGATGTATCGATTTTGCCGATGTAAGTTTTCATTACGGCGAAAGCAGCGGGATCATAGATAATCTCAACCTGAATATCAAAGCCGGCGAAAAAGTTGGTCTGGTCGGTCGCTCCGGAGCAGGAAAGTCGACGCTGGTGAACTTGTTAATGCGCTTCTATGATGTCGAACAAGGTTCGATTCAAATAGACAAGCAAGATATTAAAAACGTACAACAAGACTCCTTGCGCGCGCATATAGGCATGGTGACACAAGACACCTCTCTTCTTCACCGCTCCGTTCGTGAAAATATTCTTTACGGCAATCCTGATGCAAGTGAAGATGAGTTACTCAAAGCGATAAAACATGCTCAAGCCTATGAGTTTATTCAAACTCTTAGTGACCCGGAAGGTAATCGAGGTTTGGATGCACAAGTTGGAGAACGCGGCGTCAAGCTATCCGGCGGTCAACGTCAACGTATCGCCATCGCCCGTGTCTTGCTGAAAAATGCCCCTATTCTCCTGCTCGATGAGGCCACATCAGCCCTGGATTCAGAAGTTGAAGCGGCCATTCAAGAGAGTTTGTATCAACTAATGGAAGGTAAGACTGTGATTGCTATTGCCCACCGCTTATCGACAATTGCAGCAATGGACAGGCTTATTGTCATCGATGAGGGGAAAATTGTCGAACAGGGCTCTCATCATGAGTTAATTCAATCCGGTGGTATCTATGCTCAACTATGGGCGCATCAAACTGGAGGTTTTTTGGGGGTCGATTAA
- a CDS encoding TRAP transporter substrate-binding protein, producing MTTKLIPTSTSELTRPLKKLLKATVLAGLLTSSIQAYAEPIQIKFSHVVAENTPKGQMALKFKELVEQRLPGEYQVNVFPNSQLFGDNNEVAALLLNDVQFVAPSLSKFERYTKKLQIFDLPFLFENMESVDRFQQSDSGQKLLNSMKRKGIVGLGYLHNGMKQLSASSPLILPSDANGKKFRIMASDVLAAQFQAVDAIPVKKPFSEVFTLLQTRAIDGQENTWSNIYSKKFFEVQSHITESNHGVLDYMVVTSSTFWKSLPADKRVVIKSSLDEALAHGNQIAAAKVNKDKATIEASKRSDIIQLTAAQRLEWVSSMKPVWRQFEAKIGKDLIDAAVASNKL from the coding sequence ATGACTACTAAACTTATACCTACAAGTACTTCTGAACTTACACGCCCACTGAAAAAGCTTTTAAAAGCGACGGTACTCGCAGGCTTGCTAACCAGCAGCATTCAAGCTTACGCTGAGCCAATACAGATTAAATTTTCTCACGTCGTAGCAGAAAACACTCCCAAAGGGCAGATGGCGCTAAAATTCAAAGAGCTTGTCGAACAACGTTTACCGGGTGAATACCAAGTGAATGTGTTCCCTAACTCTCAGTTATTTGGTGACAATAATGAAGTCGCGGCACTTCTGCTTAACGATGTACAGTTTGTCGCTCCCTCACTTTCTAAGTTTGAACGCTATACCAAAAAACTGCAGATCTTCGACCTGCCGTTTCTATTTGAAAATATGGAGTCTGTAGACAGGTTTCAACAGAGTGACTCAGGGCAAAAACTGTTAAATTCGATGAAACGTAAGGGAATTGTAGGACTCGGATACCTGCACAATGGAATGAAACAACTCTCAGCCAGTAGCCCTTTGATTCTACCTTCAGATGCTAACGGGAAGAAATTTAGAATTATGGCATCGGATGTTTTAGCCGCACAGTTTCAAGCTGTCGATGCTATCCCGGTCAAAAAGCCATTTTCTGAAGTATTTACCTTGCTGCAAACCCGCGCTATCGATGGCCAAGAGAACACTTGGTCAAATATTTATTCAAAGAAATTCTTCGAAGTTCAAAGTCATATAACAGAGAGTAATCATGGCGTACTCGATTATATGGTCGTGACATCCTCAACATTCTGGAAAAGCCTGCCAGCAGACAAGCGTGTCGTGATCAAATCATCTCTGGACGAAGCTTTAGCCCACGGTAACCAAATCGCTGCCGCTAAGGTCAATAAAGACAAGGCAACAATTGAAGCCTCAAAACGCTCAGACATAATCCAGTTAACTGCAGCTCAACGTCTGGAGTGGGTCTCTTCGATGAAACCTGTTTGGCGCCAATTTGAAGCAAAGATAGGGAAAGACCTTATCGACGCAGCCGTCGCTTCAAATAAGCTTTAA
- a CDS encoding TRAP transporter large permease, producing MTIATLFITLLVCMILGMPIAIALGFSSMLTILLFSDDSLASVALKLYESTSEHYTLLAIPFFILSSAFLSTGGVARRIIDFAMDTVGHIRGGLAMASVMACMLFAAVSGSSPATVAAIGSIVIVGMVRAGYPEKFAAGVITTSGTLGILIPPSIVMLVYAAATEVSAARMFMAGLVPGLMMGFLLMLAIYIVARVKNLPSRPFPGVKVLAISSSKAMGGLALILIVLGSIYGGVASPTEAAAVACVYAYFIAVFGYRDIGPLRDVAWKNKQESLVGAAIRNIGYMLLAVVKTPIDKEIRHVVRDGAKVSIMLLFIIANAMLFAHVLTTERIPHIIAEAIVGMGLPAWGFLVIVNLLLLAAGNFMEPSAILLIMAPILFPIATQLGIDPIHLGIIMVVNMEIGMLTPPVGLNLFVTAGITGKSMGWVIQSCVPWLLLLLFFLILITYVPQISLFLPEYIDKLNGY from the coding sequence ATGACGATAGCCACCCTATTCATCACCCTACTCGTTTGTATGATCTTGGGCATGCCAATCGCCATCGCGCTTGGATTTTCAAGCATGCTGACCATACTGTTATTTTCAGACGATTCGCTAGCGTCCGTAGCCCTTAAGCTCTACGAATCGACATCAGAACATTACACCTTGCTCGCCATCCCTTTCTTCATTCTTTCTTCAGCCTTTTTATCTACCGGTGGTGTAGCCAGAAGAATAATCGATTTTGCCATGGACACTGTTGGACACATTCGGGGTGGACTTGCCATGGCCTCCGTTATGGCCTGTATGTTATTCGCGGCCGTATCCGGATCATCCCCCGCTACCGTCGCCGCCATTGGCTCTATCGTTATTGTCGGTATGGTTCGCGCAGGTTACCCTGAAAAATTTGCAGCAGGGGTCATTACCACATCAGGTACCTTAGGGATATTAATTCCGCCATCGATTGTAATGCTTGTTTACGCTGCGGCGACCGAGGTGTCGGCGGCTAGAATGTTTATGGCGGGCCTTGTTCCCGGGTTGATGATGGGCTTTTTGCTTATGCTAGCCATATACATAGTTGCCAGAGTAAAGAACTTACCCTCCAGACCTTTTCCTGGAGTCAAAGTGCTGGCAATATCCAGCTCAAAGGCGATGGGCGGTTTAGCGCTCATCCTTATCGTTCTCGGTTCTATCTATGGTGGTGTGGCTAGTCCGACAGAAGCTGCAGCGGTGGCTTGTGTATACGCTTATTTTATCGCTGTGTTTGGATATCGGGACATCGGCCCCCTAAGAGATGTAGCCTGGAAGAATAAACAAGAATCTTTGGTTGGTGCGGCAATCCGAAACATTGGATATATGTTACTCGCGGTAGTTAAAACCCCTATCGACAAAGAGATACGCCACGTAGTCCGGGATGGGGCAAAAGTCAGTATCATGCTGCTTTTCATTATTGCCAACGCCATGCTATTTGCCCATGTTCTTACGACTGAACGTATACCTCATATCATCGCAGAAGCCATCGTCGGCATGGGTCTGCCAGCATGGGGATTTCTGGTTATCGTTAACCTGTTACTCCTGGCTGCCGGCAACTTCATGGAACCATCTGCCATTTTACTTATCATGGCCCCCATCCTGTTTCCCATTGCAACCCAACTGGGTATAGACCCGATCCATCTGGGAATTATCATGGTTGTCAATATGGAGATAGGTATGCTGACGCCACCAGTAGGACTCAATCTGTTTGTCACCGCGGGGATCACAGGAAAAAGTATGGGTTGGGTGATACAGTCATGTGTTCCCTGGCTATTACTCCTGCTCTTCTTCCTGATCCTTATCACTTATGTTCCGCAAATATCACTATTTTTGCCCGAGTACATAGATAAATTGAATGGATATTAA